In one Gopherus evgoodei ecotype Sinaloan lineage chromosome 1, rGopEvg1_v1.p, whole genome shotgun sequence genomic region, the following are encoded:
- the ASCL4 gene encoding achaete-scute homolog 4: MDSNKDAGLLNGMLFSGAMSMGNNHVNPHGLPLREPFGVPFHFDPNYWDQAYCGYSGRFSYIPFSGYVGVYDYTFEPAFIRKRNERERQRVRCVNEGYARLREHLPKELADKRLSKVETLRAAINYIKHLQSLLDCQPLGSTTKETISAKEATVASSPDLRRECNSDGESKTSLPSSPYSEFEETCI, from the coding sequence ATGGACAGCAATAAAGATGCTGGACTATTGAATGGGATGTTATTCTCAGGAGCTATGTCCATGGGAAATAACCATGTGAATCCTCATGGGTTACCACTAAGAGAGCCCTTTGGTGTTCCCTTCCATTTCGATCCAAATTATTGGGACCAAGCCTACTGTGGTTATTCAGGTAGATTTTCCTACATCCCTTTCTCTGGATATGTAGGAGTCTATGACTATACTTTTGAGCCTGCCTTCATTCGAaagagaaatgagagagagaggcaaagagTGCGTTGTGTGAATGAGGGATATGCACGCCTCCGAGAACATCTTCCCAAGGAGCTTGCAGACAAACGCCTCAGCAAAGTGGAGACCCTAAGAGCCGCAATAAATTACATTAAACACCTTCAGAGTTTGCTGGACTGTCAGCCATTAGGGTCTACCACTAAGGAAACAATATCTGCTAAGGAGGCTACAGTTGCTTCCAGTCCTGATCTAAGAAGGGAATGCAACAGTGATGGGGAGTCTAAAACCTCTTTACCTTCATCTCCATACAGTGAGTTTGAGGAGACTTGCATCTAG